The Micromonospora sp. NBC_01740 genome includes a window with the following:
- a CDS encoding cytochrome P450: MRLDPFAGAYLTDPAQVWRRLLDEPEGVRHDPDLGLWLITRHADVRRALGDAEAFGNALTLAPIYDVCPEAMEFIARIDAPPTTAAADPPAHPRTRRALRATFANTAERVERRYGAIVERRVDELVSRLVDRADGRADLVGEFTTELPLLVLLDILGVPEEDVGRVRAWGDGQIALLWGQPDPAEQVRLARDLWEFWRYCERLVGARLGGARYGEDYVSQLLAYRDGDDEVLTVAEVSSIVFNLMVAGHETTAGLLAHALDQALSGPGRWRELGEDPRRIPAFLTETLRFAPAIDGWLRVTRRPVTLDGVTIPAGARCLLLIGAANRDPAEFARPEQFDPHRSDGDGHLSFGHGPHFCIGAALARLEARTALTRLCRAVPGLRLAPGHRRSYKVNIAFRAHRSLPVVLGTTVPSGAPAAPVAG, from the coding sequence ATGCGATTGGATCCGTTCGCGGGGGCGTATCTCACCGACCCGGCGCAGGTGTGGCGGCGGCTACTGGACGAGCCCGAGGGGGTGCGCCACGACCCGGACCTGGGGCTGTGGCTGATCACCCGGCACGCCGACGTGCGCCGCGCGCTGGGTGACGCGGAGGCCTTCGGCAACGCCCTCACCCTCGCCCCGATCTACGACGTCTGCCCCGAGGCGATGGAGTTCATCGCCCGCATCGACGCGCCGCCCACCACCGCCGCCGCGGACCCCCCGGCGCACCCCCGGACCCGCCGGGCCCTGCGGGCGACCTTCGCCAACACCGCCGAACGCGTCGAACGCCGGTACGGCGCGATCGTCGAGCGCCGGGTCGACGAACTGGTGTCCCGGCTCGTCGACCGCGCCGACGGGCGGGCGGACCTCGTCGGCGAGTTCACCACCGAACTGCCCCTGCTGGTCCTGCTCGACATCCTCGGCGTACCGGAGGAGGACGTCGGGCGGGTCAGGGCCTGGGGGGACGGCCAGATCGCGTTGCTCTGGGGGCAGCCGGACCCGGCCGAGCAGGTCCGGCTGGCCCGGGACCTGTGGGAGTTCTGGCGCTACTGCGAGCGGTTGGTCGGCGCCCGACTCGGCGGTGCCCGGTACGGCGAGGACTACGTCAGCCAACTGCTGGCGTACCGCGACGGCGACGACGAGGTGCTCACGGTGGCCGAGGTGTCGAGCATCGTGTTCAACCTCATGGTCGCCGGGCACGAGACGACGGCCGGGCTGCTCGCCCACGCGCTCGACCAGGCGCTGTCGGGCCCGGGCCGGTGGCGGGAGCTCGGCGAGGACCCGCGCCGGATACCCGCGTTCCTGACCGAGACGCTGCGTTTCGCGCCCGCCATCGACGGCTGGCTGCGGGTGACCCGCCGACCCGTCACCCTGGACGGCGTCACCATTCCGGCGGGCGCGCGCTGCCTGCTGCTGATCGGCGCCGCCAACCGGGATCCGGCGGAGTTCGCCCGGCCGGAACAATTCGATCCGCACCGGTCCGACGGGGACGGGCACCTCTCGTTCGGGCACGGGCCGCACTTCTGTATCGGCGCGGCGCTGGCCCGGCTGGAGGCGAGGACGGCGTTGACCCGGCTCTGCCGAGCGGTTCCCGGACTGCGCCTGGCCCCCGGCCATCGCCGCTCGTACAAGGTCAACATCGCCTTCCGCGCGCACCGGAGCCTGCCGGTGGTCCTCGGCACGACGGTGCCGTCCGGTGCTCCGGCGGCGCCTGTCGCCGGGTGA
- the htpG gene encoding molecular chaperone HtpG codes for MSNRAETLEFQAEARQLLQLMVHSIYSNKDVFLRELISNASDALDKLRLASMVDKELEVDTSDLRIEIEVDKAARTLTVRDNGIGMSRDEVVQVIGTIAKSGTAELLSKLRESSDAGARQELIGQFGVGFYAAFMVADRVELVTRRAGESVGTRWESAGEGTYSVESVEEAPQGTSVTLHLKPADDEDNLHDYTAEWTIWEIVKRYSDFIAWPIRMTVERTGEGDETSTETQTLNSMKALWARSRDEVDEAEYKEFYKHVSHDWADPLDIVHMRGEGTFEYEALLFIPSHAPLDLFAPQGRRGVQLYVKRVFIMDDCEALMPNYLRFVKGVVDAHDLSLNISREILQQDRQIQVVRRRLVKKILSTVKDMKANHAERYRTFWTEFGAAVKEGLIDDTENRDTLLEILSVASTHDPAEPTDLAGYVGRMKDGQSDIYYATGDSRTMIENSPHMEAFRAKGYEVLLLTDPVDEVWIERVGQYDGRTLRSIAKGQVDLDTEEEKKEAEAEREQQRKDFADLLTWMDATLADSVKEVRLSSRLTTSPACVVGDAHDITPTLEKMYRAMGHEVPTVKRILELNPGHPLVTGLRKAHEQSGTEESLKETAELLYGLALLAEGGELADPSRFTRMLADRLARTL; via the coding sequence GTGAGCAACCGGGCCGAGACGTTGGAGTTCCAGGCCGAGGCGCGTCAGCTGCTCCAGCTGATGGTCCACTCGATCTATTCGAACAAGGACGTCTTCCTGCGTGAACTGATCTCGAACGCATCGGACGCGCTGGACAAGCTGCGCCTGGCGTCGATGGTCGACAAGGAGCTGGAGGTCGACACCTCCGACCTGCGCATCGAGATCGAGGTCGACAAGGCAGCGCGCACGCTGACCGTCCGGGACAACGGCATCGGCATGTCCCGCGACGAGGTGGTCCAGGTGATCGGCACGATCGCCAAGTCCGGGACCGCCGAGCTGCTGAGCAAGCTGCGCGAGTCCTCCGACGCCGGGGCGCGGCAGGAGCTGATCGGCCAGTTCGGCGTGGGCTTCTACGCGGCGTTCATGGTCGCCGACCGGGTGGAGCTGGTGACCCGCCGGGCGGGGGAGAGCGTCGGCACCCGGTGGGAGTCGGCCGGTGAGGGCACGTACTCCGTCGAGTCGGTCGAGGAGGCGCCGCAGGGCACGTCGGTGACCCTGCACCTCAAGCCGGCCGACGACGAGGACAACCTGCACGACTACACCGCCGAGTGGACGATCTGGGAGATCGTCAAGCGCTACTCGGACTTCATCGCCTGGCCGATCCGGATGACCGTCGAGCGCACCGGCGAGGGCGACGAGACCAGCACCGAGACCCAGACGCTCAACTCGATGAAGGCGCTCTGGGCCCGCTCCCGCGACGAGGTCGACGAGGCCGAGTACAAGGAGTTCTACAAGCACGTCAGCCACGACTGGGCGGACCCGCTGGACATCGTGCACATGCGGGGCGAGGGCACCTTCGAGTACGAGGCCCTGCTGTTCATCCCGTCGCACGCGCCGCTGGACCTGTTCGCCCCGCAGGGCCGCCGCGGCGTGCAGCTCTACGTCAAGCGCGTCTTCATCATGGACGACTGCGAAGCGCTCATGCCGAACTACCTGCGCTTCGTCAAGGGCGTCGTGGACGCGCACGACCTGTCGCTGAACATCTCCCGGGAGATCCTCCAGCAGGACCGGCAGATCCAGGTCGTCCGCCGCCGGCTGGTCAAGAAGATCCTGTCCACCGTCAAGGACATGAAGGCGAACCACGCCGAGCGTTACCGGACCTTCTGGACCGAGTTCGGCGCCGCCGTCAAGGAGGGCCTGATCGACGACACGGAGAACCGGGACACGCTCCTGGAGATCCTGTCGGTCGCCTCCACCCACGATCCGGCCGAACCCACGGACCTTGCCGGCTACGTCGGCCGGATGAAGGACGGGCAGAGCGACATCTACTACGCCACCGGCGACTCGCGCACGATGATCGAGAACTCGCCGCACATGGAGGCGTTCCGCGCCAAGGGCTACGAGGTGCTGCTGCTCACCGACCCGGTCGACGAGGTGTGGATCGAGCGCGTCGGCCAGTACGACGGCAGGACGCTGCGCTCCATCGCCAAGGGCCAGGTGGACCTGGACACCGAGGAGGAGAAGAAGGAGGCCGAGGCCGAGCGCGAGCAGCAGCGCAAGGACTTCGCCGACCTGCTCACCTGGATGGACGCCACCCTCGCCGACTCCGTCAAGGAGGTCCGCCTCTCCTCCCGGCTGACCACCTCGCCCGCCTGCGTCGTCGGCGACGCCCACGACATCACCCCGACGCTGGAGAAGATGTACCGGGCGATGGGGCACGAGGTGCCGACGGTGAAGCGGATCCTGGAGCTCAACCCCGGGCACCCGCTGGTCACCGGCCTGCGCAAGGCGCACGAGCAGAGCGGCACGGAGGAGTCGCTGAAGGAGACCGCCGAGCTGCTTTACGGCCTGGCGCTGCTCGCCGAGGGCGGGGAACTGGCCGACCCGTCCCGGTTCACCCGCATGCTCGCCGACCGGCTCGCCCGTACCCTCTAG
- a CDS encoding T3SS (YopN, CesT) and YbjN peptide-binding chaperone 1 — MTPRENLLGRFVAALAARPATTATAVPVPARTRLAAALAARPVAALSAGPLPRPDAEDDDGGKLTHQVRAVLAGLLGVTTDQLRVDADGDVGIRAGSAMIFVRAQDDPPLVDVFSPLLTGVDPTESLYRRLSDLTNGLVVGRVYCTGDTVWASIPVFGQDFAPTHLLLALRAMIALADDLDDQLRREFGGSRFFGPESAGLVAVPDPTGYLRDLDRAGANGAGSVLVDLLADRGRTEELRIRAEHGDWHAAARLAALLAGEGRTDEAERYWRIAAEQGDPRARDELAALLAARGRHDEAVGLLRQAVDAGDWRHLPLLLTLLTEGGLVDEAVELLRRRAAEG, encoded by the coding sequence ATGACGCCGCGTGAGAACCTGCTCGGCAGGTTCGTCGCCGCGCTGGCCGCCCGCCCGGCCACCACCGCCACGGCCGTTCCCGTACCGGCCCGGACGCGGCTCGCCGCCGCGCTGGCCGCCCGGCCGGTCGCCGCCCTCAGCGCCGGCCCGCTCCCCCGTCCCGACGCCGAGGACGACGACGGAGGGAAGCTGACCCACCAGGTCCGGGCTGTGCTCGCCGGCCTCCTCGGCGTCACCACGGACCAGTTGCGCGTCGACGCCGACGGCGACGTCGGCATCCGCGCCGGCTCGGCCATGATCTTCGTACGGGCACAGGACGACCCGCCGCTGGTCGACGTGTTCTCTCCGCTGCTCACCGGCGTCGACCCGACCGAGTCCCTGTACCGGCGGCTCTCCGACCTCACCAACGGGCTGGTGGTCGGGCGCGTCTACTGCACCGGCGACACGGTCTGGGCGTCCATCCCCGTCTTCGGGCAGGACTTCGCGCCCACCCATCTGCTGCTGGCCCTGCGGGCCATGATCGCGCTCGCCGACGACCTCGACGACCAGCTCCGGCGGGAGTTCGGCGGCAGCCGCTTCTTCGGCCCGGAGTCCGCCGGGCTGGTGGCGGTGCCCGACCCGACCGGCTACCTGCGCGACCTCGACCGGGCCGGCGCGAACGGGGCGGGCAGCGTCCTGGTCGACCTGCTGGCGGACCGGGGGCGGACGGAGGAACTGCGGATCCGTGCCGAGCACGGCGACTGGCACGCCGCCGCCCGGCTCGCCGCGCTGCTCGCCGGGGAGGGCCGCACCGACGAGGCCGAACGGTACTGGCGGATCGCCGCCGAGCAGGGTGATCCGCGCGCCCGCGACGAACTGGCCGCGCTGCTGGCCGCCCGGGGCCGGCACGACGAGGCGGTCGGCCTGCTGCGGCAGGCGGTCGACGCCGGCGACTGGCGGCACCTGCCGCTGCTGCTGACGCTGCTCACCGAAGGCGGCCTGGTCGACGAGGCGGTCGAGCTGCTGCGCCGCCGGGCGGCCGAGGGCTGA
- a CDS encoding ATP-binding protein, translating to MTRPTGDLFAEGGGTGRLMARLDWAATPLGPVDGWPQSLRAAVRMVLSSRYPMLLLWGDRFTQLYNDAYSALIGDKHPDALGGDVRVTLAEGWDVLGPLIDEAMATGVASWVPALRLLLDRAGYREEAYFSVSHAPARDDEGRTVGVLTVCSEVTEQVVGERRLRLLRDLSVGGDGRTVDVQSTCARLAEAIGGHPLDVPFAAIYLCEGALLRRAAHVGGEPVAAALPATLPAGEEHEWGLTAAAGGTTTDVAGVERRLALPAGPWGDPVGTARALPLPSAEAGQPLGVLLLGVSPSRGLDEAYRSFHALLAQQVAVAVRNAQAYEEERRRAEALAELDRVKTGFFTNVSHEFRTPLTLMLGPLADALNDNEHPLPATQRERVDTAWRNATRLLTLVNSLLTFSSLEAGQAHSQAREVDLAGLTTELASVFRAAVERAGLRLEVDCPPLPRAVSVDPVNWERIVTNLLSNALKYTFVGRIRVGLTADDDEVRLTVADTGIGIAEDDLPRLFERFHRVQGTRSRSHEGTGIGLALVRELARLEGGDVRVESRIGTGTTFTVALPWSAAGRTPASAAGVAGAGDAARAAVQEAVGWLADPAQAGASAPAGPPVPAYGAEDALRHARILVADDNADMRAYLARLLGEQGWRVETVGDGRQALEAIRRDQPDLVLTDVMMPGIDGFELVRRLRGQAGTRTLPVVVLSARAGGDASVEGLDLGADDYVVKPFAAAELIARVRSALHGARTRRHHRDDGGDPGDTARGADGLGTTADAGGLGEAPTGSAAGARPASAGSEGDGAPVRSPASGGGPVDAGGGPVSGPPAAPGVDPSVGGDGEHAHNGDRRPAPEQPAALDTGWTYPSQPTSAAAMRRDVRASLENLDVDPDIVADLLLAASEAVNNAVEHAQRPTRAEVRVRLRVADGTVRISVRDFGTWRDRRPAMDRGRGATLMNAYGDVRLVSTAEGTTVTIERRLSPTA from the coding sequence GTGACACGGCCCACGGGGGACCTGTTCGCCGAGGGCGGTGGGACCGGGCGGCTGATGGCACGCCTCGACTGGGCCGCCACCCCGCTCGGCCCGGTCGACGGCTGGCCGCAGAGCCTGCGCGCCGCCGTCCGGATGGTCCTCTCCTCCCGCTACCCGATGCTGCTGCTCTGGGGGGACCGCTTCACCCAGCTGTACAACGACGCGTACTCGGCCCTGATCGGCGACAAACACCCCGACGCGCTCGGCGGCGACGTGCGGGTCACCCTGGCCGAGGGCTGGGACGTGCTGGGCCCCCTGATCGACGAGGCGATGGCGACCGGGGTCGCCAGCTGGGTGCCGGCCCTGCGACTGCTGCTCGACCGCGCCGGCTACCGCGAGGAGGCGTACTTCAGCGTCTCGCACGCCCCCGCCCGCGACGACGAGGGACGCACGGTGGGGGTGCTCACCGTGTGCAGCGAGGTCACCGAGCAGGTCGTCGGTGAGCGCCGGCTGCGTCTGCTGCGTGACCTGTCCGTCGGCGGCGACGGGCGGACCGTCGACGTGCAGAGCACCTGCGCCCGGCTCGCCGAGGCCATCGGCGGGCACCCGCTGGACGTCCCCTTCGCCGCGATCTACCTGTGCGAGGGCGCGCTGCTGCGCCGCGCCGCCCACGTCGGCGGGGAGCCCGTGGCCGCGGCCCTGCCGGCCACGCTGCCGGCGGGCGAGGAGCACGAGTGGGGGCTGACGGCCGCCGCCGGCGGCACGACGACCGACGTGGCCGGCGTCGAGCGGCGGCTCGCCCTGCCCGCCGGGCCGTGGGGCGACCCGGTCGGCACCGCCCGCGCCCTGCCACTGCCGTCGGCCGAGGCGGGCCAGCCCCTCGGGGTGCTGCTGCTCGGGGTCAGCCCGAGCCGGGGGCTGGACGAGGCGTACCGGTCGTTCCACGCGCTGCTGGCCCAGCAGGTGGCCGTCGCCGTACGCAACGCCCAGGCGTACGAGGAGGAGCGCCGGCGGGCCGAGGCGCTCGCCGAGCTGGACCGGGTCAAGACCGGCTTCTTCACCAACGTCAGCCACGAGTTCCGGACCCCGCTGACGCTGATGCTCGGCCCGCTGGCCGACGCCCTCAACGACAACGAGCACCCCCTGCCGGCGACGCAGCGGGAACGGGTCGACACCGCCTGGCGCAACGCCACCCGGCTGCTCACCCTCGTCAACAGCCTGCTCACCTTCTCCAGCCTGGAGGCCGGGCAGGCACACAGCCAGGCTCGCGAGGTCGACCTGGCCGGGCTCACCACCGAGCTGGCGAGCGTCTTCCGGGCAGCCGTCGAACGCGCCGGGCTGCGCCTGGAGGTCGACTGCCCGCCGCTGCCCCGCGCGGTCTCCGTCGACCCGGTCAACTGGGAACGCATCGTCACCAACCTGCTGTCGAACGCGCTGAAGTACACCTTCGTCGGCCGGATCCGGGTCGGGCTGACCGCCGACGACGACGAGGTACGGCTGACCGTCGCCGACACGGGCATCGGTATCGCCGAGGATGATCTGCCCCGGCTCTTCGAACGCTTCCACCGGGTGCAGGGCACCCGGTCGCGCAGCCACGAGGGCACCGGCATCGGGCTCGCCCTGGTCCGCGAGCTCGCCCGCCTCGAAGGCGGCGACGTGCGGGTGGAGAGCCGGATCGGGACGGGAACGACGTTCACCGTGGCACTGCCCTGGTCCGCCGCGGGGCGGACCCCCGCGTCGGCCGCGGGCGTGGCCGGGGCCGGGGACGCGGCCCGGGCCGCCGTCCAGGAGGCGGTCGGCTGGCTCGCCGACCCGGCGCAGGCGGGGGCGTCCGCGCCGGCCGGGCCGCCGGTGCCGGCGTACGGTGCCGAGGACGCGCTGCGGCACGCGCGGATCCTCGTCGCCGACGACAACGCCGACATGCGCGCGTACCTGGCCCGGTTGCTGGGCGAGCAGGGCTGGCGGGTGGAGACGGTCGGCGACGGCCGGCAGGCCCTGGAGGCGATCCGCCGGGATCAGCCCGACCTGGTGCTCACCGACGTGATGATGCCCGGGATCGACGGCTTCGAGCTGGTCCGTCGGCTGCGCGGGCAGGCCGGCACCCGCACGCTGCCGGTGGTGGTGCTCTCGGCGCGCGCCGGCGGCGACGCCAGCGTGGAGGGGCTCGACCTCGGCGCCGACGACTACGTCGTCAAGCCCTTCGCCGCCGCCGAGCTGATCGCCCGGGTCCGGTCCGCCCTGCACGGCGCCCGCACCCGGCGGCACCACCGGGACGACGGGGGCGACCCCGGCGACACCGCACGCGGGGCGGACGGCCTCGGCACGACGGCCGACGCGGGTGGCCTCGGCGAGGCCCCGACCGGGTCGGCGGCCGGGGCGCGGCCGGCGTCGGCCGGTTCCGAGGGCGACGGCGCCCCGGTCAGGTCACCGGCCTCGGGTGGCGGTCCCGTGGACGCGGGTGGCGGTCCGGTGAGCGGCCCGCCTGCCGCGCCGGGCGTCGATCCGTCGGTCGGCGGGGACGGGGAGCACGCCCACAACGGGGACCGGCGGCCGGCTCCCGAGCAGCCGGCCGCGCTGGACACGGGCTGGACGTACCCCTCACAGCCCACCTCCGCCGCCGCGATGCGCCGGGACGTGCGGGCCTCACTGGAGAACCTGGACGTCGATCCGGACATCGTGGCCGACCTCCTGCTGGCCGCCTCCGAGGCGGTCAACAACGCCGTCGAGCACGCCCAACGCCCCACCCGCGCCGAGGTGCGGGTCCGACTGCGGGTGGCCGATGGCACGGTACGGATCTCGGTGCGCGACTTCGGCACCTGGCGGGACCGTCGTCCGGCCATGGACCGGGGGCGGGGTGCCACGCTGATGAACGCGTACGGCGACGTGCGACTGGTCTCCACCGCCGAAGGCACCACCGTCACCATCGAACGCCGCCTGTCGCCCACCGCCTGA
- a CDS encoding C39 family peptidase, translating into MRTDILRKTALTAAGLAFTGGAIAGPVTTALAAPTTPVSASVTQDRKGGERELGVRYEAQPNFYYCGPAAARNALSVQGKNIDVDGMAQRMGTTEAGTNSINDITPVLNKESGKDAYQSVEIPGAKADDKQTDKLRGDIVTAIDEGHAIVANIAGTATDTDGTTHSFEGGHYISVVGYRDNGNTVTIADSANPDQASYRMSVDNLADWIATRGYTA; encoded by the coding sequence ATGCGTACCGACATCCTGCGTAAGACCGCTCTGACCGCTGCCGGGCTCGCCTTCACCGGCGGCGCCATCGCCGGCCCCGTCACCACCGCCCTCGCCGCCCCCACCACGCCCGTGTCGGCCTCGGTCACCCAGGACCGCAAGGGTGGCGAGCGCGAACTCGGCGTGCGCTACGAGGCACAGCCCAACTTCTACTACTGCGGGCCCGCCGCCGCCCGCAACGCCCTCAGCGTGCAGGGCAAGAACATCGACGTCGACGGCATGGCCCAGCGCATGGGCACCACCGAAGCCGGCACCAACTCCATCAACGACATCACCCCCGTCCTGAACAAGGAGAGCGGCAAGGACGCCTACCAGTCGGTGGAGATCCCCGGCGCCAAGGCCGACGACAAGCAGACCGACAAGCTACGCGGCGACATCGTCACCGCCATCGACGAAGGCCACGCCATCGTCGCCAACATCGCCGGCACCGCCACCGACACCGACGGCACCACCCACTCCTTCGAAGGCGGGCACTACATCAGCGTCGTCGGCTACCGCGACAACGGCAACACCGTCACCATCGCCGACTCCGCCAACCCCGACCAGGCCTCCTACCGCATGAGCGTCGACAACCTCGCCGACTGGATCGCCACCCGCGGCTACACCGCCTGA
- a CDS encoding S1 family peptidase, with product MAASEVPTGTFTWNDTDDISPQVVNGRPASENYPWMVYVSGCTGTLIKANWAVTAKHCGTPSSVRVGSVNRSSGGTVVSVTRAVNHPSVDVKLLQLSSSVSYAPAPIPTTSGAVGTATRIIGWGQTCAPRGCGSAPTVANELDTSIVADSRCLGINGPYEICTNNTNGNAGACYGDSGGPQVRRINGAWALIGATSRAGNNNSTCATGPSIYVDLPSIRSWINTQVGGLPA from the coding sequence CTGGCCGCGTCGGAGGTGCCCACCGGGACGTTCACGTGGAACGACACCGACGACATCTCGCCGCAGGTGGTCAACGGCCGGCCGGCGAGTGAGAACTACCCGTGGATGGTGTACGTCTCCGGCTGCACCGGCACCCTGATCAAGGCCAACTGGGCGGTCACCGCCAAGCACTGCGGGACCCCCTCCTCGGTGCGGGTCGGCAGCGTCAACCGCAGCAGCGGCGGCACCGTCGTCTCGGTGACCCGGGCGGTCAACCACCCGAGCGTCGACGTGAAGCTGCTCCAGCTGTCCAGCTCGGTCAGCTACGCCCCGGCGCCGATCCCGACCACCTCCGGCGCGGTCGGCACCGCCACCCGGATCATCGGCTGGGGCCAGACCTGTGCTCCCCGGGGCTGCGGCAGCGCCCCCACCGTCGCGAACGAGCTGGACACCTCGATCGTGGCGGACAGCCGCTGCCTCGGCATCAACGGCCCGTACGAGATCTGCACCAACAACACCAACGGCAACGCGGGCGCCTGCTACGGCGACTCGGGCGGCCCGCAGGTGCGCCGGATCAACGGGGCGTGGGCCCTGATCGGCGCCACCAGCCGGGCCGGCAACAACAACTCCACCTGCGCCACCGGCCCGTCCATCTACGTGGACCTGCCGTCCATCCGGTCCTGGATCAACACCCAGGTCGGCGGCCTGCCGGCCTGA
- a CDS encoding chitosanase has product MPRKRTVAQLSGALAVTVAAIGYGLPSASAAAAGPVTGLGGKCVDVAGANPANGTPIQLWDCNGTAAQVWTVGNADGSVRALGRCLDVTAASTANGAKVQLYDCNGTGAQKWTASNGTLVNTGSGKCLDVTDWSTANGARLQIWSCSGTANQRWTLPGGGATPTPSAPAGAPLDDPAKKDVAMQLVSAAENSSLDWRAQFSYIEDIGDGRGYTAGIIGFCSGTGDMLELVEAYTRTKPGNVLAGYLPALRAVDGSDSHAGLDPYFPRDWRTAAADPVFRAAQEAERDRVYFNPSVRDGKTDGVRALGQFAYYDAAVMHGYEGMRAIRSRALARAKPPAQGGDERTWLHAFLDERVAEMRKEPAHSDTSRVDTAQRVFLNNGNFDLNTPLVFAVYGDQYRIG; this is encoded by the coding sequence ATGCCTCGCAAGCGGACCGTCGCCCAGCTCTCGGGCGCCCTCGCCGTCACCGTCGCCGCGATCGGCTACGGCCTGCCGTCGGCCAGCGCCGCGGCGGCCGGGCCCGTCACCGGCCTCGGCGGGAAGTGCGTCGACGTCGCCGGGGCCAACCCGGCCAACGGCACGCCGATCCAACTCTGGGACTGCAACGGCACCGCGGCCCAGGTCTGGACGGTCGGCAACGCCGACGGATCGGTCCGCGCGCTCGGCAGGTGCCTGGACGTCACCGCCGCGTCGACCGCCAACGGCGCCAAGGTGCAGCTGTACGACTGCAACGGCACCGGCGCGCAGAAGTGGACCGCCAGCAACGGCACGCTGGTCAACACCGGCTCGGGCAAGTGCCTCGACGTCACGGACTGGAGCACGGCCAACGGTGCCCGGTTGCAGATCTGGAGTTGCTCCGGCACCGCCAACCAGCGGTGGACCCTGCCCGGCGGCGGCGCCACGCCCACCCCGTCCGCGCCGGCCGGCGCTCCCCTCGACGACCCGGCCAAGAAGGACGTCGCCATGCAGCTCGTGTCGGCGGCGGAGAACTCCTCGCTCGACTGGCGCGCGCAGTTCTCCTACATCGAGGACATCGGCGACGGGCGGGGCTACACCGCCGGCATCATCGGCTTCTGCTCCGGCACCGGCGACATGCTCGAACTCGTGGAGGCGTACACGCGGACCAAGCCCGGCAACGTGCTGGCCGGCTACCTGCCCGCGCTGCGCGCCGTCGACGGCAGCGACTCGCACGCCGGCCTCGACCCGTACTTCCCCCGCGACTGGCGCACCGCCGCCGCCGACCCCGTGTTCCGGGCCGCGCAGGAGGCCGAGCGGGACCGCGTCTACTTCAACCCCTCGGTCCGCGACGGCAAGACCGACGGCGTACGGGCGCTCGGGCAGTTCGCCTACTACGACGCGGCGGTGATGCACGGCTACGAGGGCATGCGGGCGATCCGCAGTCGCGCCCTGGCCCGGGCGAAGCCCCCGGCCCAGGGCGGCGACGAGCGGACCTGGCTGCACGCCTTCCTCGACGAGCGGGTCGCCGAGATGAGGAAGGAACCCGCCCACTCGGACACCTCCCGCGTGGACACCGCGCAGCGGGTCTTCCTCAACAACGGCAACTTCGACCTGAACACGCCGCTGGTGTTCGCCGTCTACGGCGACCAGTACCGCATCGGCTGA